The window agttcaaagttcataccattcgcaaccaaagctcacgctgaggttggctttgttctgtagttattatctgaacccttctgacatcggaccgtcatcctaatgtacccggaacaggaggttatcTTTTCGTCAAGAGCttttatatagtggagggagaagggtgtgtttcatagtttatagcCCAtatctcttcacaggggcggtccactgattgagcagagccctaaccttatgaaagcccaaatctctaatttggaagctaaaattacattgaatcttttcaccaataattttatatttaaacatttgaattgcacaacaattccatgtgaaactgataactataatgtgtagactttcccagaTACAGTTTAGGTCATCCTGTTGTCAgtcataatgtctcagatgacaaccgaactgacatcatattcattaagtaccaacgcatattttcaactggttctattaccgaaatatggttcctttccctccacttgtttgatgttcccagactctctgtttaacaaaggctattcaagagtccctctgtagagtcaagagagagggaagggagaaaggtatttatgggggggtcataaaccttacccacaggccaatgtcatgacactagttaccacagccccAAAGTCAATAACCCCACTTATTTCTACAATTTAAAATTAACCACActgcctaaccttaaatgaaaaccaaaaagcacattttggtGTATGTTAATTTTTTCAATATAGcaatttgactttgtggctgtgctatctaATGGAAACCGCTTTTGGATAATTTACATGAAATGCTAAATGAGCCATTGGATGTTGCTGAGTCACTGCTTGCCACATTTGAACCGAGACACGACAAGGTAAAATGTTGTTCTCTAAGGACGTCAAATTGAGTCATCCTCAGTTATCTGTTGTCCAGATTTATGTTTTATGGCTAATAATGCAGCATGCATACATTGTTATCTCCCTTCAGGTTTTGGTctgttgtcaaatcaaatccaagtgatgcatccagaacagctggtgctctcgtgcaagtgttgcttgcctcgaagcgagcataaaaggcatttagctcgtctgttaggctcgcatcactgggcagcttgtgtcTGGGTTTCCTTTTggagtccataatagttttcaagccctgtcacatctgatgagcgtcagagccggtgtagcagAGAGCCGGTGTAAACCAGACAGTGTTTGATGGTttatctgagggcatagcgggatttcttataagcgtccagattagtctcccgctccttgaaagtggcagctctagcctttagctcaatgcgggtgttgcctgtaatccatggcttctggttgggatatgtacgtacagtcactgtggggacgacgtcatcgatacacttattgatgaagccgatgactgatgtggtgtattcctcaatgccaatGTTGTGTCCATTTAATACATCttcttagggatagccccctttttttaaattttcgccTAAATGACATcttactgcctgtagctcaggccctgaagcaaggatatgcatattcttggtaccatttcaaaggaaacactttgaagtttatgtaaatgtgaattaAATGTAGAATATAAAACAATGGaataaaatacaaagaaaaaaaatcaccatctttgaaatgcaagagaaatcaCAGTTCttgccatcactctggttgtaattccgatagtgtccacaagatggGCAAATCATGATGgagacatttgcattcatataacatttttctgcaagaatatcgtcaaatctgtatacgtggactttgatttagctttccaagtattagtagccatattataagttcaacatttgcaaaacaaccagttttcagaACTTTATAACTGAGTATAtttataatttttgtccaaaatgaaaaggcatgctgtcgtaCAAGGTTAGTAGCTACATTTTACGACATATACATGGTTTCcggatactcccgtaaagcccagctcattggctatctagctagctctgTTTTACCCCAATTGGTGCTTTGTAGGGGGTGCGTACTGGTGGcaaagaagtcaggcgcaggagagcaaaaacggATTTACAACGGCGCAGTTTAATAAACAAAACCACTGTAAACAGAACAATAAATAAATGGGTAAACAAAACCCGTTACACACCAgcataacgtgcacaagcactacaataaacaattctggacaaggacatggggggaacagagggttaaatacacaacatgtaatgatggaattgaaaccaggtgtgtgggaagacaaaacaaatggaaaatgaaaggtggatcggcgatggctagaagaccggtgacgtcgaccgccgaacgccgcccgaacaaggagagggaccgactttggcagaagtcgtgacagtgctgttttgacaaagatacagtcaTTCAAGTGTTGACCGCCCGCGTCATCGCCGTGCCATGACGGCATTTCTCTTTGACCAAATATgatgtcctataggatatactacacccttaatgatatagtgaagtcttgttaccttctaggatctctgagggaTACATACGAACGTCATTTGActcgttgaaacaacgtttattGTGAGATTTtaacagattcctttctttgcaaattgaacgagtgaaaatacaaaatcgattgtgcatgctatatggaccttgctATTGAGCACATTCACGTGATGCTAAAATTGGTGATCACACCACATTTAACTCCCTGAGGACAGATTTAGCAAAACTGCAACCCCAGAGAATCATTGTGAATGCTGTAAGACATTTCAGCTCACAGCTCTGGGCTATGAACACTTTCTGTTTTAGGGGAGCTCAGTAGAATAGAAATCATAGGGCTCTAGAATGTTATCAGACAACAATAATTACTTAGTTACCATGACAACCTATTGTTGTCAATTTACTGTCTTCCATTTTCCACTGTAGGAGGCAGAAGGTTTAGGGATTTGGTTACAGAACATCATGTATTTTTGACTAAAACATGCATAACAACGAGTGTGAGTTATTTGCATGATACACTCTTTACACTAAAATGACATTGTAGTGCAACTTTCAATGATTGACATTGTGTTTTCTCTCATGTAACCCTCTCCATTTAGCCTGTTAGCACCATGACTATCGGGATTTTTGGCACGTGGGACCATCAGTTCAATGCCACTGAGCAAGCACTCACAGATAAGATCAAGAACAACCCTTGCTATCCATTCACTATAGTGAAGGACGGTAAGAGATCTATTGCTGACATctctcatttttatttaactgttCTTTTATTGCTATCTCAAATTATTTTGTTTCAGTTTATTTGTTTTCAAATGGTCCTCTGGTTGGTTTTCTGGTTGATGTTGATATGATTTGTTGCAGTGTTTGTTCTTGAATACCTGCATGAAAACATCTGGAAAGGTTCACTGCTACTGATCGCTTCCACCATTGGAACTGCCTGTTACATGAACATGGAGTTTGGGGTGTGTGAGTGCTCCCATGAGGAATAGGCACACAATCTGAAATTGCCCGACATGCTATTTCTCTTTTTTTAATACGGGTTGAAAAGGGAGAATTGTAAACACATCTCACATGTTTAGTTTTATTTTTGTGAGCAGTTATAAATCTCATACCATTAACTGTTGTCCTAGTCCTTTCTTCAGTCGTTCTCCCTTCGACTGACCTTTACCATAACCTTTAAGCTTACCTCTTCCTGGTTCAGGACCATCACAAGTATACTGGGTTCCTGGTGTTcagcatgtgtctctctctgtggctggTCTGTTCCGGGGCCTTCCGCCGGCGCCTGGTGATCGATCACAAGAAGAAGGAGTACCGCTACTACATCCACACACACCTACGCCACAGGGGCCCCTTGCACCAGATCTACATACGCATGATAGCGCAGAAGAGTGGTGAGGTCCTAGTACTGTTACTCCTTTTCTGTCAGTAGGGAATTGTGATCATTCATATCAGTCATGGGCTATTGGTGCTCAGATAATCAAAACAAAAGTGAAGAGATAGTTTGAATGGATGTCCAGTAAAAGGACTGATTTAAGTTTCAAGGCATTGCAGGCAAATGTTCATGGCATAATTTCAGGACAGGTACTGCTGATGTACAAGCTGATGCTGAATGGATACAAGATTGAAGAGAGGGAACTCAGTGGCTTCTCAGAGAAATATGAGGTATCATTGCTGAGTAGAATTACTATTGCCACTATGTGACG of the Oncorhynchus tshawytscha isolate Ot180627B linkage group LG31, Otsh_v2.0, whole genome shotgun sequence genome contains:
- the LOC112229461 gene encoding transmembrane protein 249, coding for MTIGIFGTWDHQFNATEQALTDKIKNNPCYPFTIVKDEAYLFLVQDHHKYTGFLVFSMCLSLWLVCSGAFRRRLVIDHKKKEYRYYIHTHLRHRGPLHQIYIRMIAQKSGQVLLMYKLMLNGYKIEERELSGFSEKYELLECQGRRIATKLNLNYFDYQDTSKRHLVIHRPKIILSANNDRNNPPV